A DNA window from Brassica napus cultivar Da-Ae chromosome C1, Da-Ae, whole genome shotgun sequence contains the following coding sequences:
- the LOC106438254 gene encoding probable protein phosphatase 2C 58 gives MAGRDILHKMKAGFFGSAPDTGRGKSKMWKNITHGFHFVKGKSSHPMEDYVVSEFKKVNSHELGMFAIFDGHLGHDVAKYLQTNLFDNILKEKEFWSETDNAIRNAYRSTDAVILQQSLKLGKGGSTAVTGILIDGQKLVVANVGDSRAVMSRNGVAHQLSVDHEPSKERKDIEKRGGFVSNMPGDVPRVDGQLAVARAFGDKSLKIHLSSEPDITHQAIDDQTEFIVFASDGIWKVMSNQEAVDAIKSIKDPQAAAKHLIEEAISRKSKDDISCIVVKFH, from the exons ATGGCAGGCAGAGATATTCTCCATAAGATGAAG GCCGGGTTCTTTGGATCGGCTCCTGACACGGGAAGAGGCAAAAGCAAGATGTGGAAGAACATCACCCACGGTTTTCACTTTGTCAAAGGCAAGTCAAGCCATCCCATGGAGGACTACGTAGTCTCCGAATTCAAGAAAGTCAACAGCCATGAACTTGGTATGTTTGCCATCTTTGACGGTCACTTGGGACATGACGTGGCCAAATACTTGCAGACTAATCTCTTCGACAACATTCttaaagag AAGGAGTTTTGGAGTGAGACGGATAATGCTATAAGGAACGCGTACAGATCAACAGACGCGGTGATACTGCAGCAGTCTCTTAAGCTTGGTAAAGGAGGGTCAACCGCTGTAACGGGGATACTAATCGATGGTCAAAAGCTAGTGGTTGCTAATGTTGGAGACTCGAGGGCAGTGATGTCTAGGAATGGCGTTGCGCATCAGCTCTCAGTTGATCATGAACCTAGCAAGGAGAGGAAAGATATAGAGAAGCGAGGTGGCTTTGTATCAAATATGCCAG GGGATGTACCACGAGTTGATGGACAGTTAGCTGTTGCGAGAGCGTTTGGAGATAAAAGTTTGAAGATACATCTGAGCTCAGAACCAGACATTACGCACCAGGCGATTGATGATCAGACTGAGTTCATCGTTTTTGCTAGTGATGGTATTTGGAAG GTAATGTCGAACCAAGAAGCAGTTGATGCGATCAAGAGTATCAAAGATCCACAAGCAGCAGCGAAGCATTTGATAGAGGAAGCTATATCTAGGAAGAGCAAAGATGACATCTCATGTATTGTTGTAAAGTTCCATTAG